The Paraburkholderia sp. SOS3 genome includes a region encoding these proteins:
- a CDS encoding VanZ family protein: MTDKPWQHRPSAFARQALALYAALVVYGSWYPFFGWRSLGIAPFAYLTDPMPQYLTLFDVVTNVLGYVPFGALVVLAVYPRVRGALAVALGFGAGTLLSALMEAGQTWLPTRIASNLDLAANALGALLGATLMSPATGALLDRGLLRRIRFLWFERDSTAIIGIVALWPFATMFPAPRLFGVGDWPHALWQRFDAGMQETLLAWTPAAWHVLAWPALVAAWLPEDGWEAVITALNLLAVGALASLPMRTRAPRRLLLVVFIGATLMVKAGATFLQSQSGLAFDWATPGALIGLACGTVAVLLAPALPPGWRAALAALALATSLVFVNLLPVNPYFDVVLADWRQGRYLHFNGLARWLAWTWPYAALVWLAFSAERAWLMRRRAGRTRRD, from the coding sequence ATGACCGACAAGCCGTGGCAGCACCGCCCGTCGGCGTTCGCAAGGCAGGCGCTTGCGCTTTATGCGGCGCTTGTCGTCTACGGCTCGTGGTATCCGTTTTTCGGCTGGCGCTCGCTCGGGATCGCACCGTTTGCGTATTTGACCGATCCCATGCCGCAGTACCTCACGCTTTTCGATGTCGTCACGAACGTGCTCGGCTACGTGCCGTTCGGCGCGCTCGTCGTGCTGGCCGTCTATCCGCGTGTGCGCGGCGCGCTGGCGGTCGCGCTGGGGTTCGGCGCGGGCACGCTGCTGTCCGCGCTGATGGAAGCGGGGCAGACCTGGCTGCCGACGCGCATCGCATCGAATCTCGATCTGGCCGCGAACGCGCTCGGGGCCTTGCTCGGAGCGACGCTCATGTCGCCCGCGACCGGCGCGCTGCTCGATCGCGGCCTGTTGCGCCGCATCCGCTTCCTGTGGTTCGAGCGCGATAGCACGGCGATCATCGGCATCGTCGCACTATGGCCGTTCGCGACGATGTTCCCGGCGCCGCGGCTGTTCGGCGTCGGCGACTGGCCGCATGCGCTGTGGCAGCGCTTCGACGCGGGCATGCAGGAGACGCTGCTCGCGTGGACGCCCGCCGCCTGGCACGTGCTGGCGTGGCCCGCGCTCGTCGCGGCGTGGCTGCCCGAAGACGGCTGGGAGGCCGTGATCACCGCGCTCAACCTGCTTGCGGTGGGCGCGCTCGCCTCGCTGCCGATGCGCACGCGCGCGCCGCGCCGGTTGTTGCTCGTGGTATTCATCGGCGCGACGCTCATGGTCAAGGCGGGTGCGACATTTCTGCAATCGCAAAGTGGCCTCGCCTTCGACTGGGCGACGCCCGGCGCGCTGATCGGCCTCGCGTGCGGCACCGTCGCCGTGCTGCTCGCGCCCGCGCTGCCGCCCGGATGGCGCGCGGCGCTCGCGGCGCTCGCGCTCGCCACGTCGCTCGTCTTCGTCAATCTGCTGCCGGTGAATCCCTATTTCGATGTCGTGCTCGCCGATTGGCGCCAGGGTCGCTACCTGCATTTCAACGGGCTTGCGCGCTGGCTCGCATGGACGTGGCCGTATGCGGCACTCGTGTGGCTTGCGTTTTCGGCGGAGCGTGCATGGCTCATGCGGCGGCGTGCGGGCCGGACGCGGCGCGACTGA
- a CDS encoding (2Fe-2S) ferredoxin domain-containing protein — MEPHFKYHVFFCLNQREPGAARPCCANCNAQEMQEYAKKRVKQLGLAGPGNVRINKAGCLDRCEEGPTIVIYPEGTWYTYVDKSDIDEIVESHLVNGKVVERLKIDQ; from the coding sequence ATGGAACCACATTTCAAGTATCACGTTTTCTTCTGCCTGAATCAGCGCGAACCAGGTGCCGCACGCCCGTGCTGTGCCAACTGCAATGCTCAGGAAATGCAGGAGTACGCGAAAAAGCGCGTGAAGCAGCTGGGCCTCGCCGGTCCCGGCAACGTGCGTATCAACAAGGCAGGATGTCTCGACCGCTGCGAAGAAGGGCCGACCATCGTCATCTATCCGGAAGGGACGTGGTACACGTACGTCGATAAGAGCGATATCGATGAAATCGTCGAATCGCATCTCGTGAACGGCAAAGTGGTCGAGCGTCTGAAAATCGATCAGTAA
- a CDS encoding alpha/beta hydrolase: MNAQTQKFLIDGPAGKIEVALDLPDGEPRGIALVAHPHPLFGGSMDNKVAQTLARTLVQLKYVTYRANFRGVGATEGEHDDGIGERDDLRAVLDYMRAQPAQADVPLVLAGFSFGTFVLSHVAARLREEGRAIERIVFVGTAASRWDVAPVPENALVIHGEIDETVPIKSVFDWATPQELPVVVIPGAEHFLHRKLHILKRIIVDAWR; this comes from the coding sequence ATGAATGCTCAAACGCAGAAATTCCTGATCGACGGTCCTGCCGGCAAGATCGAGGTCGCGCTCGATCTGCCCGACGGCGAGCCGCGCGGTATCGCGCTCGTCGCGCATCCGCATCCGCTGTTCGGCGGTTCGATGGACAACAAGGTTGCGCAGACGCTTGCGCGCACGCTCGTGCAACTGAAGTACGTGACGTACCGCGCGAATTTCCGCGGCGTCGGCGCGACCGAGGGCGAGCACGACGACGGCATCGGCGAACGGGATGACTTGCGCGCGGTGCTCGATTACATGCGCGCGCAGCCCGCTCAGGCCGACGTGCCGCTCGTGCTGGCGGGCTTTTCGTTCGGCACTTTCGTGCTGTCGCACGTGGCGGCACGCCTTCGCGAGGAAGGCCGCGCGATCGAGCGAATCGTGTTCGTCGGCACTGCGGCGAGCCGCTGGGACGTCGCGCCGGTGCCCGAAAACGCGCTCGTGATTCACGGCGAAATCGACGAAACGGTGCCGATCAAGTCGGTCTTCGACTGGGCGACGCCGCAGGAATTGCCGGTTGTCGTGATTCCTGGCGCCGAGCATTTTCTGCATCGCAAGCTGCACATCCTGAAGCGCATCATCGTCGACGCATGGCGTTGA
- a CDS encoding D-alanyl-D-alanine carboxypeptidase family protein: protein MRFSKPGFPSLASFVPQSISRAVMLGVVLPASLVVASSAFAQVPPPAVNARSWVLVDATSNQVLASGNPDERVEPASLTKLMTAYLVFQALDAKKISMDQTVMPSVAVRRVGNDESRMFIEANKPVTVHDLVYGMIVQSGNDAAIALAELVGGTETQFVAMMNAQAQKLGMKNTHFADVNGMPDAQHYTTAGDLAVLSARLIRDYPDYYSIFSVKEFTYNKIKQPNRNRLLWLDPTVDGLKTGHTEAAGYCLIATAKRPVAGVPDASRRLVTVMMGEPKEHDRVQDSLKMLNYGYSAYDLVRLYKAGQVIETPRVYKGTQDTVKIGVNTDQYITVPKGLGDKLKPQVEHADPLIAPITAGQQIGTAKLVSDGKTLAQFPVVALQPVPQAGIVGRVWDSLMLMFNKKK from the coding sequence ATGCGCTTTTCCAAACCCGGCTTCCCGTCACTGGCGTCATTCGTTCCCCAATCCATTAGTCGTGCCGTGATGCTCGGCGTCGTGCTGCCGGCATCGCTCGTCGTCGCGAGCAGCGCGTTCGCGCAGGTGCCGCCGCCGGCCGTGAATGCGCGCTCGTGGGTGCTCGTCGATGCGACGAGCAATCAGGTGCTCGCATCCGGCAATCCGGACGAGCGCGTCGAACCCGCGTCGCTCACGAAGCTGATGACCGCCTATCTCGTGTTCCAGGCGCTCGACGCGAAGAAGATCTCGATGGATCAGACCGTGATGCCGAGCGTCGCGGTCCGCCGCGTGGGCAACGACGAATCGCGCATGTTCATCGAGGCGAACAAGCCTGTGACCGTGCACGACCTCGTCTACGGCATGATCGTGCAGTCGGGCAACGACGCGGCGATCGCGCTGGCCGAGCTGGTCGGCGGCACGGAGACGCAGTTCGTCGCGATGATGAACGCGCAAGCGCAAAAGCTCGGCATGAAGAACACGCACTTCGCCGACGTGAACGGCATGCCGGACGCGCAGCACTACACGACCGCCGGCGACCTCGCCGTGCTGTCGGCGCGCCTGATCCGCGACTACCCCGACTACTACAGCATCTTCTCGGTCAAGGAATTCACGTACAACAAGATCAAGCAGCCGAACCGCAATCGCCTGCTGTGGCTCGACCCGACCGTCGACGGCCTGAAGACGGGCCACACGGAGGCCGCCGGCTACTGCCTGATCGCGACGGCGAAGCGTCCGGTGGCGGGCGTACCCGATGCGTCGCGCCGCCTCGTCACCGTCATGATGGGCGAGCCGAAGGAACACGACCGTGTGCAGGACAGCCTCAAGATGCTGAACTACGGCTATAGCGCGTACGACCTCGTGCGTCTGTACAAGGCGGGGCAGGTGATCGAAACGCCGCGCGTCTACAAAGGCACTCAGGATACGGTCAAGATCGGCGTGAACACCGACCAGTACATCACGGTGCCGAAGGGTCTCGGCGACAAGCTCAAGCCGCAGGTCGAGCATGCCGATCCCTTGATTGCGCCGATCACGGCGGGCCAGCAGATCGGCACCGCGAAGCTCGTGTCGGATGGCAAGACGCTGGCGCAGTTCCCGGTCGTCGCGCTGCAGCCGGTGCCGCAGGCGGGTATCGTCGGCCGCGTATGGGATTCGCTGATGCTGATGTTCAACAAGAAGAAGTAA
- a CDS encoding DUF493 family protein yields the protein MSAEKESLIDFPCDFPIKVMGKSHPEFATTIAAVIVQFDSSFDAARIETRPSSGGNYMGLTVTVRAQNREHLDDIYRALTGHPMVKVVL from the coding sequence ATGAGCGCCGAGAAAGAATCGTTGATCGACTTTCCATGCGATTTCCCGATCAAGGTGATGGGCAAATCGCACCCCGAGTTCGCCACGACGATCGCCGCGGTGATCGTGCAGTTCGACAGCAGTTTCGACGCTGCGCGCATCGAAACGCGTCCGTCGAGCGGCGGCAACTACATGGGTTTGACCGTGACGGTACGTGCGCAGAATCGTGAACACCTCGACGATATCTATCGCGCGCTTACGGGGCATCCGATGGTGAAGGTGGTGCTGTAA
- a CDS encoding transcriptional regulator GcvA, which yields MDLRDLPTLNAVKAFEAAARHESFSRAADELFVTHGAVSHQIRALEAELGVTLFTREGKRLRLTDVGRRYAVRVRTALVTLAEATREIRASDRERRLVVSILPSFAARWITPRVGSFIESHPQWDLELQTSNVLVDFARDDVDIAIRFGYGRYPGLHVELLLEEVFFPACTPDFNGGKLPKTPAELANLPLLRSDDQLWKRWFDAADLPDWPEPSRGVLYQDSSNLLQAAMDGQGVALTRRALAMHDIAEGRLVRLFNIDGPSPWQYFFVCPPQLRHTPRVEAFHDWIFSEARQFGAQIEAVCTGSGAPTKRTQARAKGGPARTAVTAPPSPSDAP from the coding sequence ATGGACCTTCGCGATCTCCCCACGTTGAACGCGGTCAAGGCATTCGAGGCGGCCGCGCGACACGAAAGCTTTTCGCGCGCGGCCGACGAGCTGTTCGTCACGCACGGCGCGGTCAGCCATCAGATCCGGGCGCTCGAAGCGGAACTCGGCGTCACGCTATTCACCCGCGAGGGCAAGCGCCTGAGGCTGACCGACGTCGGCCGGCGCTACGCCGTGCGCGTGCGCACTGCGCTCGTCACGCTCGCCGAAGCCACGCGCGAAATTCGCGCGAGCGACCGCGAGCGGCGGCTCGTCGTATCGATCCTGCCGTCGTTCGCGGCGCGCTGGATTACGCCTCGTGTCGGCAGCTTCATCGAGTCGCATCCGCAGTGGGATCTCGAACTGCAAACGAGCAATGTGCTCGTCGACTTCGCGCGCGACGACGTCGACATCGCGATCCGGTTCGGCTATGGCCGGTATCCGGGACTGCATGTCGAGTTGCTGCTCGAAGAGGTGTTCTTTCCGGCGTGCACGCCCGATTTCAACGGCGGCAAGCTGCCGAAGACGCCAGCGGAGCTCGCAAACTTGCCGCTGCTGCGCTCGGACGATCAGTTGTGGAAGCGATGGTTCGACGCAGCAGACCTGCCGGACTGGCCCGAACCGAGCCGCGGCGTGCTGTATCAGGATTCGTCGAACCTGCTGCAGGCGGCGATGGATGGCCAGGGTGTGGCGCTTACACGCCGTGCGCTCGCGATGCACGATATCGCCGAAGGACGGCTCGTGCGGCTATTCAATATCGATGGTCCAAGCCCGTGGCAGTACTTTTTCGTCTGCCCGCCGCAGTTGCGGCACACGCCGCGCGTCGAAGCGTTTCATGACTGGATCTTCAGCGAAGCGCGGCAGTTCGGAGCGCAGATCGAAGCAGTCTGCACGGGCTCGGGCGCCCCGACGAAACGGACTCAGGCGCGCGCGAAGGGAGGACCTGCCCGGACTGCTGTTACAGCACCACCTTCACCATCGGATGCCCCGTAA
- a CDS encoding DUF2917 domain-containing protein encodes MREISSSIWFEVGTGETVPLRVTDSTRLTVHGGAVWVTRSDDVEDYWLEPGKTLRLRRGERLWLSAEGKTHACVEFFVPKRAGERAINWFARVAERFGARMRGGWLTV; translated from the coding sequence ATGCGAGAAATTTCCTCTAGCATCTGGTTCGAGGTCGGCACTGGCGAAACGGTGCCCCTGCGCGTCACGGACAGCACACGGCTGACGGTTCACGGCGGCGCGGTGTGGGTCACGCGCAGCGACGACGTCGAGGATTACTGGCTCGAGCCGGGCAAAACGCTGCGTTTGCGGCGCGGCGAACGGTTGTGGCTGAGCGCCGAAGGCAAGACGCACGCGTGCGTCGAGTTCTTCGTGCCGAAGCGTGCCGGCGAGCGGGCGATCAACTGGTTTGCGCGTGTCGCCGAGCGATTCGGCGCGCGGATGCGCGGTGGCTGGCTGACCGTATGA